One genomic segment of Streptomyces sp. RKND-216 includes these proteins:
- a CDS encoding GNAT family N-acetyltransferase, with the protein MPKLVLPTTAVQESFVAAMKEFEAEGRAGDGSSVGQEIDEFGDRWHEPGGFAAYVAALRADEHEETVRTAGHVACTTFWYVDGDAFLGRFAIRHRLNDFLLEQGGHIGYDVRASARRRGHATAMLRDGLVHARALGVDPALITCEHDNTASRKVIEGGGGVFEDRRGDKLRYWVPSA; encoded by the coding sequence ATGCCGAAACTCGTCCTTCCCACCACCGCCGTCCAGGAGTCGTTCGTCGCCGCCATGAAGGAGTTCGAGGCCGAAGGACGCGCCGGGGACGGCAGCTCCGTCGGGCAGGAGATCGACGAGTTCGGCGACCGGTGGCACGAGCCGGGCGGGTTCGCCGCGTACGTCGCGGCGCTCCGCGCCGACGAACACGAGGAGACCGTGCGGACCGCGGGACACGTCGCGTGCACGACGTTCTGGTACGTCGACGGCGACGCCTTCCTCGGCCGCTTCGCGATCCGGCACCGGCTCAACGACTTTCTTCTGGAACAGGGCGGGCACATCGGTTACGACGTGCGCGCCTCCGCGCGGCGGCGCGGCCATGCCACGGCCATGCTGCGGGACGGGCTCGTGCACGCCCGCGCCCTCGGCGTCGACCCGGCGCTGATCACGTGCGAGCACGACAACACCGCCTCCCGGAAGGTCATCGAGGGCGGCGGAGGGGTCTTCGAGGACCGGCGCGGGGACAAGCTGCGGTACTGGGTGCCGAGCGCCTGA
- a CDS encoding TIGR03936 family radical SAM-associated protein — protein sequence MQRIRLRYTKRGRLRFTSHRDFQRAFERALRRAEVPMAYSAGFTPHPKVSYANAAPTGTASEAEYLEIALTAHRDPEALRRGLDACMPDGLDLTDAVEARTSDFADRLQASAWELRLDGVAVKDAHRAVEAFLAAETVEVQRQTKKGVRTFDARAAVASLESGGVTQSEDDRPQQHPCAILRLVVRHLTPAVRPDDVLSGLRATADLAPPVPAAVTRLAQGPLDEETGTVTDPLVPDRDASPAATGPSAVAPDTTGAVTA from the coding sequence GTGCAGCGCATCCGACTGCGCTACACCAAGCGCGGCCGCCTCCGGTTCACCAGTCACCGTGACTTCCAGCGCGCCTTCGAGCGGGCGCTGCGCCGTGCCGAGGTGCCCATGGCGTACTCGGCCGGCTTCACCCCGCACCCGAAGGTGAGCTACGCAAACGCCGCCCCCACCGGCACCGCCAGCGAGGCGGAGTACCTGGAGATCGCCCTCACCGCGCACCGCGACCCCGAGGCGCTGCGCCGCGGGCTCGACGCGTGCATGCCGGACGGTCTGGACCTGACCGACGCGGTCGAGGCCCGGACGTCCGACTTCGCCGACCGCCTTCAGGCATCCGCCTGGGAGCTGCGGCTCGACGGCGTCGCCGTCAAGGACGCGCACCGGGCCGTGGAGGCGTTCCTTGCCGCCGAAACGGTCGAGGTGCAGCGGCAGACCAAGAAGGGGGTCCGCACCTTCGACGCCCGCGCTGCCGTCGCTTCGCTGGAGAGCGGGGGCGTCACACAGAGCGAGGATGATAGGCCCCAGCAGCATCCCTGTGCGATACTGCGGCTGGTAGTGCGGCACCTGACACCTGCCGTACGACCCGACGACGTCCTGTCCGGCCTCCGAGCTACGGCCGACCTGGCGCCGCCGGTCCCGGCAGCGGTGACCAGGCTGGCGCAGGGGCCGCTCGATGAGGAGACCGGCACGGTGACCGACCCGCTGGTTCCCGACCGCGACGCATCCCCCGCCGCGACGGGGCCGAGCGCGGTCGCCCCGGACACGACCGGGGCCGTCACCGCGTAG
- a CDS encoding Rne/Rng family ribonuclease, with amino-acid sequence MPEPKDSAAAENTAKDPKTPPASASSDGPNQQAAASADNGSPSDTLPPRRRAPRRASAPAGAPPAAPEAPAPDTLPAAAPAAHDAAASPAADPSEPAPTRARRRATRRASAPAGAPPVTGGATGATASGAAAVAAGEDPAADASASADGPVADVSATGQADPAPARTRRRATRRASAPSGVPEAAEQASPGTGDGPMENEEQAAPARSRRRATRKAAASAPEQAADAAGTGTGGEAAAVSEGAEPAPARGRRRAARKEAAPTEGTAAADTPSAAADEEQATPARTRRRATRTAAPPAHEHVADEAEGAGQSPASDEPALPVEAPTAPAGRKRAAQPPVAVFQAPVFTEPMFQTPQSAAAQAAAEQDEETDEEEPEATAPVSRSRRRRRRGESESDASRPAGPGDEEETGDVARSDEPDEPDESDDVGSDDEGSDESGERPARRRRRGGRRRRRGESADAQGADDGGRGDSASDDTDADEDEDADESGKNGAERDEDEGGGHGGGSSSSRRRRRRRRRSGDSSDNGLTDGDPERTVVKVREPRKKKDSEPADEVQAIKGSTRLEAKKQRRREGREQGRRRVPIITEAEFLARREAVERVMVVRQNGDRTQIGVLEDDVLVEHFVNKEQSTSYVGNVYLGKVQNVLPSMEAAFVDIGKGRNAVLYAGEVNFEALGMANGPRRIETALKSGQPVLVQVTKDPIGHKGARLTSQVSLPGRYLVYVPEGSMTGISRKLPDTERARLKQILKQVVPENAGVIVRTAAEGASEDELRRDVERLQAQWEDIQRKAQKGNAPTLLYGEPDMTVRVVRDIFNEDFSKVIVSGEQAWETVHGYVSHVAPDLVGRLQKWTSDVDVFATHRIDEQLTKALDRKVWLPSGGSLVIDRTEAMVVVDVNTGKFTGQGGNLEETVTRNNLEAAEEIVRQLRLRDLGGIIVIDFIDMVLESNRDLVLRRLLECLGRDRTKHQVAEVTSLGLVQMTRKRVGQGLLESFSESCVHCNGRGVIVHVEQAQAAGGGGGGKKSRKKQKAAAAQAAAAEAEAAASAVESAAEQAETASEEAETAADVAAEAAEPKKLPEPAFVPDEELYSSAAEAEAAAGRGGRTRRRGGRKASAPAGPPKAGGVTEAEAADAEGAQDEAGEPDQAAPARTRRRAGRKASAPAGAPQGGEAAENAGALVVPATASTGAAGEPAAAPSEPVAASVADAGRAAEAAPPARARRRAGRAVSAPAGSPGGGDEAGAIVLPTVDRGPVDAGTPAPEPTDAPAAAEVAPPARTRRRVTRTVSAPSGGPGGADGEGAIVLPAARDEQAADGVDGSEADGSEADGKDAPVAAKAAKKAARTAAKKATAKKSGTTAKKAAKKSTARKSATGEKKAASSGSSRRTAAADQQTSPSVSAPAED; translated from the coding sequence ATGCCCGAGCCCAAGGACTCCGCAGCCGCGGAGAACACCGCGAAGGACCCGAAGACGCCGCCCGCGAGCGCGTCGTCGGACGGACCGAACCAGCAGGCCGCGGCCTCCGCCGACAACGGAAGCCCCAGCGACACCCTGCCGCCGCGCCGCCGCGCGCCACGCCGCGCGTCCGCCCCGGCGGGCGCGCCCCCGGCCGCGCCCGAGGCGCCCGCCCCGGACACGCTGCCGGCCGCCGCGCCGGCCGCCCACGACGCCGCCGCTTCGCCCGCCGCCGACCCGTCGGAGCCCGCGCCGACGCGGGCCCGTCGTCGTGCCACGCGCCGCGCGTCCGCTCCGGCCGGTGCCCCGCCTGTGACCGGGGGGGCCACCGGGGCGACCGCGTCCGGTGCCGCCGCGGTCGCGGCCGGTGAGGATCCCGCCGCGGACGCCTCGGCATCCGCCGACGGTCCTGTCGCCGACGTGTCCGCGACCGGTCAGGCCGATCCCGCCCCGGCGCGTACCCGTCGCCGGGCGACCCGGCGGGCCTCCGCACCGTCCGGCGTCCCCGAGGCCGCAGAGCAGGCGAGCCCGGGTACCGGGGACGGTCCCATGGAGAACGAGGAGCAGGCGGCGCCTGCGCGCAGCCGTCGTCGTGCCACCCGCAAGGCCGCCGCATCGGCGCCGGAGCAGGCCGCCGACGCCGCCGGTACCGGCACCGGCGGAGAGGCCGCTGCGGTCAGCGAGGGGGCCGAGCCGGCGCCCGCCCGGGGCCGCCGCCGCGCCGCGCGCAAGGAAGCCGCCCCGACCGAGGGGACCGCCGCCGCGGACACGCCGTCCGCCGCTGCGGACGAGGAGCAGGCGACGCCCGCGCGTACCCGTCGTCGTGCCACCCGCACGGCAGCCCCGCCGGCCCACGAGCACGTCGCCGACGAGGCCGAGGGCGCGGGCCAGTCACCCGCCTCCGACGAGCCCGCGCTGCCGGTCGAGGCCCCCACCGCGCCGGCCGGGCGCAAGCGTGCGGCGCAGCCGCCGGTGGCCGTGTTCCAGGCGCCGGTGTTCACCGAGCCGATGTTCCAGACGCCGCAGAGCGCCGCCGCCCAGGCCGCCGCGGAGCAGGACGAGGAAACGGACGAGGAGGAGCCGGAGGCGACCGCGCCCGTCTCGCGCAGCCGGCGTCGCCGTCGTCGCGGAGAGTCCGAGAGCGACGCGTCCCGTCCCGCCGGTCCGGGGGACGAGGAGGAGACCGGCGACGTGGCCCGGTCGGACGAGCCGGACGAGCCGGACGAGTCGGACGACGTGGGCTCGGACGACGAGGGTTCGGACGAGTCCGGTGAGCGCCCCGCGCGCCGCCGCCGCCGTGGCGGGCGTCGCCGCAGGCGGGGCGAGTCCGCCGATGCACAGGGTGCGGACGACGGCGGCCGGGGCGACTCGGCGTCGGACGACACCGACGCTGACGAGGACGAGGACGCGGACGAGTCCGGCAAGAACGGCGCGGAGCGCGACGAGGACGAGGGGGGCGGCCACGGCGGCGGCTCCAGCAGCTCGCGCCGTCGTCGCCGTCGTCGCCGCCGCAGCGGGGACTCCTCCGACAACGGGCTTACCGACGGCGACCCGGAGCGCACTGTCGTCAAGGTCCGCGAGCCCCGGAAGAAGAAGGACTCCGAGCCCGCCGACGAGGTGCAGGCGATTAAGGGCTCCACCCGGCTGGAGGCGAAGAAGCAGCGCCGTCGGGAGGGCCGCGAGCAGGGCCGTCGGCGCGTGCCGATCATCACCGAGGCCGAGTTCCTCGCCCGCCGCGAGGCCGTTGAGCGGGTCATGGTCGTGCGCCAGAACGGCGACCGGACGCAGATCGGCGTGCTCGAGGACGACGTGCTGGTCGAGCACTTCGTCAACAAGGAGCAGTCGACGAGCTACGTCGGCAATGTGTACCTCGGCAAGGTCCAGAACGTGCTGCCCTCGATGGAGGCGGCGTTCGTCGACATCGGCAAGGGCCGCAACGCCGTGCTCTACGCCGGGGAAGTCAACTTCGAGGCGCTCGGCATGGCCAACGGGCCGCGCCGGATCGAGACCGCGCTGAAGTCCGGCCAGCCGGTGCTGGTCCAGGTCACCAAGGACCCGATCGGCCACAAGGGCGCCCGTCTGACCAGCCAGGTGTCGCTGCCCGGCCGCTACCTGGTGTACGTGCCCGAGGGCTCGATGACCGGTATCAGCCGGAAGCTTCCCGACACCGAGCGGGCCCGGCTGAAGCAGATCCTCAAGCAGGTCGTGCCGGAGAACGCGGGCGTCATCGTGCGCACCGCCGCCGAGGGAGCCAGCGAGGACGAGCTGCGCCGCGACGTCGAACGGCTTCAGGCGCAGTGGGAGGACATCCAGCGGAAGGCGCAGAAGGGCAACGCGCCGACGCTGCTGTACGGCGAGCCGGACATGACCGTCCGGGTCGTGCGCGACATCTTCAACGAGGACTTCTCCAAGGTCATCGTCTCCGGCGAGCAGGCATGGGAGACGGTGCACGGCTACGTCTCCCATGTCGCGCCGGACCTGGTGGGACGGCTCCAGAAGTGGACGTCCGACGTCGATGTCTTCGCCACCCACCGGATCGACGAGCAGCTGACGAAGGCCCTCGACCGGAAGGTGTGGCTGCCCAGCGGTGGTTCGCTGGTGATCGACCGGACCGAGGCGATGGTCGTGGTCGACGTCAACACCGGCAAGTTCACCGGCCAGGGCGGCAACCTTGAGGAGACGGTCACCCGGAACAATCTGGAGGCGGCCGAGGAGATCGTGCGCCAGCTCCGGCTGCGCGACCTGGGCGGCATCATCGTCATCGACTTCATCGACATGGTGCTGGAGTCCAACCGGGACCTGGTGCTGCGCCGTCTGCTGGAGTGCCTGGGCCGGGACCGCACGAAGCACCAGGTGGCCGAGGTGACCTCGCTGGGCCTGGTGCAGATGACCCGCAAGCGGGTCGGCCAGGGCCTGCTGGAGTCGTTCTCCGAGTCTTGCGTGCACTGCAACGGGCGCGGCGTGATCGTGCACGTCGAACAGGCGCAGGCGGCCGGTGGCGGCGGTGGCGGCAAGAAGAGCCGTAAGAAGCAGAAGGCCGCGGCAGCGCAGGCGGCCGCAGCGGAGGCCGAGGCCGCGGCGTCCGCCGTGGAGAGCGCCGCAGAGCAGGCGGAGACCGCTTCGGAGGAGGCGGAGACCGCCGCCGATGTTGCCGCGGAGGCCGCCGAGCCGAAGAAGCTGCCGGAGCCCGCATTCGTGCCGGACGAGGAGCTGTACAGCAGCGCCGCCGAGGCGGAGGCCGCGGCGGGCCGCGGCGGCCGTACGCGCCGCCGGGGCGGCCGCAAGGCGTCCGCGCCCGCCGGCCCGCCGAAGGCCGGCGGGGTCACGGAGGCGGAGGCCGCGGACGCCGAGGGTGCGCAGGACGAGGCGGGGGAGCCGGACCAGGCCGCGCCCGCCCGTACCCGGCGCCGCGCCGGCCGTAAGGCGTCGGCGCCCGCCGGTGCCCCGCAGGGCGGGGAGGCGGCGGAGAACGCCGGGGCGCTCGTGGTGCCCGCGACGGCTTCCACCGGTGCTGCCGGTGAGCCTGCCGCGGCTCCCTCGGAGCCCGTCGCCGCGTCCGTTGCCGATGCCGGCCGGGCTGCGGAGGCCGCGCCGCCCGCCCGCGCCCGGCGCCGCGCCGGCCGCGCGGTGTCCGCTCCGGCGGGCTCACCCGGTGGTGGTGACGAGGCCGGAGCCATCGTGCTGCCGACCGTGGACCGTGGTCCGGTGGACGCCGGTACGCCAGCCCCGGAGCCGACGGATGCCCCCGCCGCGGCCGAGGTGGCGCCGCCCGCGCGGACGCGCCGCCGGGTCACGCGCACGGTCTCCGCTCCGTCCGGTGGGCCCGGAGGCGCCGATGGCGAGGGCGCCATCGTGCTGCCCGCCGCGCGCGACGAGCAGGCCGCCGACGGCGTGGACGGCTCCGAGGCGGACGGCTCCGAGGCGGACGGAAAGGACGCGCCGGTGGCCGCCAAGGCGGCGAAGAAGGCTGCCCGCACCGCTGCCAAGAAGGCGACGGCCAAGAAGAGCGGCACCACCGCGAAGAAGGCGGCGAAGAAGTCGACGGCCCGGAAGTCGGCCACCGGCGAGAAGAAGGCCGCCTCTTCTGGCTCCTCGCGCCGCACCGCGGCGGCCGACCAGCAGACGTCGCCGTCGGTCTCCGCTCCGGCCGAGGACTGA
- the rplU gene encoding 50S ribosomal protein L21, with product MYAIVRTGGRQQKVAVGDVIEVDRISTGKVGDSVELSTLLVVDGESVTSDPWVLAGVKVQAEVVDHHKGSKIRIQKYKNKTGYKKRIGHRQLHTALKITDIPAPAAK from the coding sequence GTGTACGCGATCGTGCGCACCGGCGGCCGTCAGCAGAAGGTTGCTGTCGGCGACGTCATCGAGGTTGACCGTATCTCCACCGGCAAGGTCGGCGACAGCGTCGAGCTCTCGACCCTGCTCGTGGTCGACGGCGAGTCCGTCACCAGCGACCCTTGGGTGCTGGCGGGCGTGAAGGTCCAGGCCGAGGTCGTGGACCACCACAAGGGTTCGAAGATCCGGATCCAGAAGTACAAGAACAAGACCGGTTACAAGAAGCGGATCGGTCACCGCCAGCTGCACACCGCGCTGAAGATCACCGACATCCCCGCCCCGGCCGCGAAGTAA
- the rpmA gene encoding 50S ribosomal protein L27: MAHKKGASSTRNGRDSNAQRLGVKRFGGQVVNAGEIIVRQRGTHFHPGTGVGRGGDDTLFALDAGAVQFGTHRGRKVVNIVPAGQ; this comes from the coding sequence ATGGCACACAAGAAGGGCGCATCGTCCACCCGGAACGGTCGCGACTCCAATGCCCAGCGGCTCGGCGTCAAGCGCTTCGGCGGTCAGGTCGTGAACGCCGGTGAGATCATCGTCCGCCAGCGCGGCACCCACTTCCACCCGGGCACGGGCGTCGGCCGCGGCGGCGACGACACCCTGTTCGCGCTGGACGCCGGTGCGGTGCAGTTCGGCACCCACCGCGGCCGCAAGGTCGTCAACATCGTTCCGGCCGGCCAGTAA
- the obgE gene encoding GTPase ObgE has product MTTFVDRVELHVAAGNGGHGCASVHREKFKPLGGPNGGNGGRGGDVVLVVNTDVTTLLEYHHGPHRKAANGRPGEGDNRSGKDGADLVLPVPDGTVVLDGRGEVLADMVGQGTTFVAGQGGRGGLGNAALASARRKAPGFALLGEPGESRDIVLELKTVADVALVGYPSAGKSSLISVLSAAKPKIADYPFTTLVPNLGVVTAGGTVYTVADVPGLIEGASEGRGLGLEFLRHVERCEVLVHVLDCATLEAHRDPLSDLDAIERELTQYGGLDNRPRLVALNKTDIPDGKDLADIIRPDLEARGYSVFDVSAVSRSGLKELSFALAGIVEQARAAKPQQEATRVVIRPKPVDDAGFTVSREADALYRVRGEKPERWVRQTDFANDEAVGYLADRLNRLGVEDALVKAGAREGDGVAIGPEDDAVVFDFEPAMASGAEMLGRRGEDHRMDTPRPAAQRRRDRQAERDEAQSAYDEFDPFA; this is encoded by the coding sequence ATGACCACCTTCGTGGACCGCGTCGAGCTGCACGTCGCCGCGGGTAACGGAGGCCACGGCTGCGCCTCCGTGCATCGGGAGAAGTTCAAGCCGCTCGGCGGCCCCAACGGGGGCAACGGCGGGCGCGGCGGCGATGTCGTTCTCGTCGTGAACACCGACGTCACCACACTGCTCGAGTACCACCACGGGCCGCACCGGAAGGCCGCGAACGGCCGTCCCGGCGAGGGCGACAACCGGTCCGGTAAGGACGGCGCGGACCTGGTGCTGCCCGTGCCCGACGGCACGGTCGTGCTCGACGGCAGGGGCGAGGTGCTGGCCGACATGGTGGGTCAGGGCACCACGTTCGTCGCCGGCCAGGGCGGCCGCGGCGGCCTGGGCAACGCCGCGCTGGCGTCCGCGCGTCGCAAGGCGCCGGGCTTCGCGCTGCTCGGGGAGCCCGGCGAGAGCCGCGACATCGTGCTGGAACTGAAGACGGTCGCGGACGTCGCGCTGGTCGGCTACCCGTCGGCGGGCAAGTCGTCGCTGATCTCGGTGCTCTCCGCGGCCAAGCCCAAGATCGCCGACTACCCCTTCACCACCCTGGTGCCGAACCTCGGCGTGGTGACGGCGGGCGGCACCGTCTACACGGTCGCCGACGTGCCCGGCCTGATCGAGGGCGCCAGCGAGGGCCGCGGCCTCGGCCTGGAGTTCCTCCGGCACGTCGAACGCTGCGAGGTGCTGGTGCACGTGCTCGACTGCGCCACTCTCGAGGCGCATCGCGACCCGCTCTCCGACCTGGACGCCATCGAGCGGGAACTGACCCAGTACGGCGGCCTCGACAACCGTCCGCGGCTGGTCGCCCTCAACAAGACCGACATCCCCGACGGCAAGGATCTCGCCGACATCATCCGCCCCGACCTGGAGGCGCGAGGCTACTCGGTGTTCGACGTGTCGGCGGTCTCCCGCAGCGGCCTGAAGGAACTGTCCTTCGCCTTGGCCGGTATCGTCGAGCAGGCCCGTGCGGCCAAGCCGCAGCAGGAGGCGACACGCGTCGTCATCCGTCCCAAGCCGGTGGACGACGCCGGCTTCACCGTCAGCCGCGAGGCGGACGCGCTGTACCGGGTGCGCGGGGAGAAGCCGGAACGCTGGGTGCGGCAGACCGACTTCGCCAACGACGAGGCCGTCGGCTACCTCGCCGACCGCCTCAACCGCCTGGGCGTTGAGGACGCCCTCGTCAAGGCGGGCGCCCGGGAGGGCGACGGTGTCGCCATCGGTCCCGAGGACGACGCGGTCGTCTTCGACTTCGAGCCCGCGATGGCCTCCGGCGCGGAGATGCTCGGCCGCCGGGGCGAGGACCACCGCATGGACACGCCCCGCCCCGCCGCCCAGCGCCGCCGCGACCGCCAGGCCGAACGCGACGAGGCGCAGTCCGCCTACGACGAGTTCGACCCCTTCGCGTAG
- a CDS encoding M15 family metallopeptidase, producing the protein MTRRHRGLRAALAAAMLVAGGVTVNVATAEPAVADSCYTWNRNLSRGASGSDVAQLQERIAGWAASGENIAIDGAFGPATEAALKRFQSAYGLSADGVAGPNTYSKIYSLQDGDCSPVHFDFSEFDDSCGENDFTGGRVSAAAAKQNIRRVMWQLEALRHKLGDRPIVITSGFRSVSCNSSVGGSSTSLHMSGQAADLGLGSGPSQCSMYNTAKTSGFEEILSQGYPGHNDHTHVGNKGSRFWSAPNC; encoded by the coding sequence ATGACCCGACGCCATCGTGGCCTGCGTGCCGCTCTCGCCGCGGCCATGCTGGTGGCCGGCGGTGTCACGGTGAACGTGGCCACTGCGGAGCCCGCCGTCGCGGACAGCTGCTACACCTGGAACCGGAACCTCAGCAGAGGAGCCAGCGGCAGCGACGTCGCCCAGCTTCAGGAGCGTATCGCCGGCTGGGCGGCGAGCGGCGAGAACATCGCTATCGACGGCGCCTTCGGCCCGGCCACCGAAGCCGCCCTGAAGCGCTTCCAGTCCGCCTACGGCCTTTCGGCCGACGGCGTCGCCGGCCCGAACACGTACAGCAAGATCTACTCGCTGCAGGACGGCGACTGCTCGCCCGTCCACTTCGACTTCAGCGAGTTCGACGACAGCTGCGGCGAGAACGACTTCACCGGCGGACGCGTCTCCGCTGCCGCCGCCAAGCAGAACATCCGCCGCGTCATGTGGCAGCTGGAGGCCCTGCGCCACAAGCTCGGCGACCGGCCGATCGTCATCACCTCCGGTTTCCGCAGCGTCTCCTGCAACAGCAGCGTCGGCGGCTCGTCCACCAGCCTCCACATGTCCGGGCAGGCTGCGGACCTGGGCCTGGGCAGCGGCCCGTCCCAGTGCTCCATGTACAACACGGCGAAGACCTCCGGCTTCGAGGAGATCCTGAGCCAGGGCTACCCGGGACACAACGACCACACCCACGTGGGCAACAAGGGCAGCCGCTTCTGGAGCGCGCCCAACTGCTGA
- a CDS encoding penicillin-insensitive murein endopeptidase: MRRSGTPTAERGRPPHPARPPHRDGRRRRRGRPRGWLLLAAVLTLLLGVAAPAQAYPQAFNPTQDSGNRGSDVVALQYLLNAHGASLSADGVFGSGTDAAVKSFQRSKGLADDGIVGPNTWSALQVTVRQGDRGPAVKAVQYLLNAKRGSGLAVDGIFGGGTAGAVRTFQSHAGIGADSIVGPTTWRNLLWHYEAADFGGPLCDQDPDGNGNANWGTAAAIGQVEAAASAFGGGNGQVPLGDAGFEHGGDIPGHASHEQGMDVDLWPIRTDSAQCSADRITWRSAAYDRAATRKLAQAIRNTAPGHVKLIFFNDPQLIAEGLTTEYPNHDNHLHVRYCERVHPSSLYDC, from the coding sequence ATGCGCCGATCCGGCACCCCCACCGCGGAGCGCGGCAGACCCCCGCACCCCGCCAGACCCCCGCACCGTGATGGCCGCCGCCGGCGCCGCGGCCGCCCCCGCGGCTGGCTGCTGCTGGCGGCGGTGCTCACCCTGCTGCTCGGCGTCGCCGCGCCCGCCCAGGCGTACCCGCAGGCGTTCAACCCGACCCAGGACAGCGGCAACCGCGGCTCCGACGTCGTCGCGCTGCAGTACCTGCTCAACGCGCACGGTGCGAGCCTGTCCGCCGACGGCGTCTTCGGCTCCGGCACCGACGCCGCGGTGAAGTCCTTCCAGCGCTCCAAGGGTCTCGCCGACGACGGCATCGTCGGTCCGAACACCTGGTCCGCGCTCCAGGTGACCGTGCGGCAGGGCGACCGGGGTCCGGCGGTCAAGGCCGTGCAGTACCTGCTGAACGCCAAACGCGGTTCCGGGCTCGCGGTGGACGGCATCTTCGGGGGCGGTACGGCCGGCGCGGTGCGGACCTTCCAGAGCCACGCGGGCATCGGGGCGGACAGCATCGTCGGCCCGACCACCTGGCGCAACCTGCTCTGGCACTACGAAGCCGCCGACTTCGGCGGCCCGCTGTGCGACCAGGACCCGGACGGCAACGGCAACGCCAACTGGGGCACCGCCGCGGCGATCGGCCAGGTGGAGGCCGCGGCCTCCGCGTTCGGCGGCGGCAACGGCCAGGTCCCGCTGGGCGACGCCGGCTTCGAGCACGGCGGCGACATTCCCGGCCACGCCAGCCACGAACAGGGCATGGACGTCGACCTGTGGCCCATCCGCACCGACTCCGCGCAGTGCTCCGCCGACCGCATCACCTGGCGTTCCGCGGCCTACGACCGGGCCGCCACGCGCAAGCTGGCGCAGGCGATCCGCAACACCGCGCCCGGGCACGTGAAGCTGATCTTCTTCAACGACCCGCAGCTGATCGCCGAGGGCCTCACCACCGAGTACCCCAACCACGACAACCACCTGCACGTCCGCTACTGCGAGCGGGTGCACCCCAGTTCGCTCTACGACTGCTGA
- a CDS encoding peptidoglycan-binding protein, whose amino-acid sequence MTTLEQVPMLRTPGPDARPARRRRAGRERETAAFAGLVPTRRRILQAATAVGFAALGMFPAARKAYADGYDIWTGSCPSYASDHNCSPGCGPSTVFAAACATTGAHAGFHKNDGVTWTLRPNQCYSGSYDGWLWRYSKECGTCGCGIERRCHDGYHNTGSGWVRSICRHTTDCGCPGAVSWPSTGSGTTGPDAYTVQHLVTHHGFATEADGIYGPNTEEQVTLFQEQAGLTATGTVDEETWPELVLTVRRGDIDDAVRGAQHQLRKHGHDLTVDGNFGPRTEQAARAFQTAHDLTVDGVVGAVTWRHLTGTV is encoded by the coding sequence ATGACCACCCTCGAACAGGTACCGATGCTCCGCACCCCCGGCCCGGACGCCCGGCCCGCGCGCCGCCGCCGCGCCGGACGCGAGCGGGAGACCGCCGCCTTCGCCGGGCTGGTGCCCACCCGCCGCCGCATCCTCCAGGCGGCCACCGCCGTCGGGTTCGCCGCGCTCGGCATGTTCCCCGCCGCCCGCAAGGCGTACGCCGACGGGTACGACATCTGGACCGGCTCCTGCCCCAGCTACGCCTCGGACCACAACTGCTCGCCCGGCTGCGGCCCGAGCACCGTCTTCGCCGCCGCCTGCGCCACCACCGGCGCGCACGCGGGCTTCCACAAGAACGACGGCGTGACCTGGACGCTGCGCCCCAACCAGTGCTATTCCGGCAGCTACGACGGCTGGCTGTGGCGGTACAGCAAGGAGTGCGGCACCTGCGGCTGCGGCATCGAGCGCCGCTGCCACGACGGCTACCACAACACCGGCTCCGGATGGGTCCGTTCCATCTGCCGGCACACCACCGACTGCGGATGCCCCGGTGCCGTCTCCTGGCCCTCCACCGGCAGCGGCACCACCGGCCCCGACGCCTACACGGTGCAGCACCTGGTCACCCACCACGGCTTCGCGACCGAGGCGGACGGCATCTACGGCCCGAACACCGAGGAGCAGGTCACGCTCTTCCAGGAACAGGCCGGACTCACCGCCACCGGCACCGTCGACGAGGAGACCTGGCCGGAACTGGTGCTGACCGTGCGGCGCGGCGACATCGACGACGCCGTGCGCGGCGCGCAGCACCAGCTGCGCAAACACGGCCACGACCTCACCGTGGACGGCAACTTCGGGCCGCGCACCGAGCAGGCCGCACGGGCCTTCCAGACCGCGCACGACCTCACCGTGGACGGCGTGGTCGGCGCCGTCACCTGGCGGCACCTGACGGGAACGGTGTAG